ctttttttgttttttttcagaatgaaaagagcttggtctgtaccagctctatatggaaagtgtcctgagacaacttctgttgtgatttggcgctataccaataaaattgaattgaattgaattgaacagtGCAGCTGgcagtgagacagaaaaatagctgagcgttaatgtaacgcatgGAGTTTTGGTAATATCAATGTGACAAATAGAGGCAGcagtggagtgtgaagagtatcgggggggttccgggcaTTGTTGagaaggctgacagcagacggaaaaaaaactgttgttgtggcgtgaggttttggccttgatggaccgcagcctcctgccagaggggaatgtctcgaagagtttgtgtccagggtgggagggatcagccacaatctttcctgcacgcctcagggtcctggagatgtacaggtcctgaagagacgggagattgcagccgatcgccttctctgcagactgaatgacacgctgcagtctgcccttgtccttggcagtggcagcagtgtaccagatggtgatggaggaggtgaggatggactcagtgatggctatgtagaagtgcaccatcattgtctttggcagactgaatttcttcagctgtcgTAGGAggtacatcctctgctgtgctttcttgagggagctgatgttcggctcccacttgaggtcctgggagatgatagttcccaggaagcggaaagactccacagtgtcaatagtggagttaCAGAGgatgatgggggcaggtgaagCAGAGTTCTTTCTATAGtacacaaccatctccactgtctttggAGCGTTgatctggttgcaccaggtcaccagatggtaaacctcccacctgtaggcggacttgTCACCATCAGAGATAAGTCTaatgagggtggtgtcatccgcaaacttcaggagcttgacggactggtgactggaggtgcagctgttcgtatatagggaggagagcagaggagaaagaacgcagccctggggggatccggtgctgatggtttTAGTGTcagagacgtgtttccccatgcactgtttcctgtcagacaggaagtctgtaatacacctgcaggtggagtcaggcacgctcagctgggagagcttctcctgaagcagagttgggatgatggtgttaaaagcagaactgaaatccacaaacaggatcctggcataggttcctgtggagtccaggtgctggaggatgaagtggagggccaagttgactgcatcgtctgCAGatctgttggctctgtaggcaaactgcagggggtccaggagagggtcggtgatgtcgaggtgtgagagcacaaggcgctcaaagtAGAGGTAAGATCGGCCCTAAAAAATCCAGCCCGACCCGACCCAGGCCCGCGGGTATTAAAGCCCGACCCGGCCCGAGCCCGATCAATTAACTTGATTTGCAGGCCCGAGCCTGAAACAAACTCGAAATTTTATATCgcaagttttcttaatgttaaaataatctacatatttttatgatcattataaatgcatttacacaatgaaataacgctggaaaagtttgttaaagatatttctgtgtgtgatattgtgctcacatggacgcgcctctctgacaaggagaggaacagcagcaggagcaggtctctgggcttcattgtagatcACAAAGAAGGGCATCTGAGATACACGGGGTAAAGCCTCCAGAGCGCAGCAGGTTCACTATAGTCTTCGTTACCAAAGgcggaaacaaacagactttaaaaatcctcCGCTGGAGACTGCGCGCAcggatgaatccattcatacatgtttctggaccagctgctgtttgcagaagtcagacctgctgaggtagGTGGTCCAGGGCGGTCATCTCGGTGTGAAGTGCGTATTGTGCGGGAGTTCAGTCTCGGGTCTCGTCCTCTTGAACATCTGGCATTGAGCGCTGCGTAAAGCACGCGCGTGTCCCGAGCCGTGTATTTGGTTATTACagacttcaaataaatatatatttatttaaaaaaaattagcgaGAGAGAAGCCCGGCCCGACCCGACCCAAAGTtaataattgacattttgggccCGACCTGGCCCGAATTTCGGGCCGCTTCGGGCTCGGGCTTGGGCTTGGGCTTAAGATCTTTCCTCTAGCTCAAAGGAcctcatgaccacagaggtcagggtgacgggtcctgtggtccttggcttcttggggacagtgatgatggttgaagacttgaagcaggccggcacgtgacatgtctccaatGAGGTGTTGAAAAtatctgtgaacactggagacagctgatcagcacagtgcttcaaggcggacGGGAAGACAGAATCCGGACCAGCTGCTTTCTGGGgattctgtctcctgaagagtttgttgacatcctTCTCCTTTTTTGCTATTGGAAGTGGTGAAAATTATTTTCTGATAATAAAGTTGTTAAAGGAATCTTAAGAAACTGATGAAATGAGTGCTGACATTTTACTTTAAGTCTGCCTGGCTGATCAGTGTTGTCTGAACACTGACCGCGTCTAACAGTGCAGGCGTCTTTGCAGTCTCACGGTTGGAATAATGCTACTCCAAACTGCATTGTGAGtatcttagcatgctaatgttaacaaaGTGATGACTTAATGTTACATCACATGTTATGGAAGATTAAGTGAGTCCCCTGATGCTAAAACTGCAGCCATAAAACAGTGGGATTCCGTCATTGCTGCAGTGAATGCTAACTGTAGTGACAACTAAACACTGATGCAGTCACAAAGCAGGTATTTATGTATGACAagcataaaaatgcattttcatattttctaaaaAATATGTAGAGATGTTCAATTTAGCATGAgccagtgctgctgtgtttacttttttattcaatggaaaagttttttatttttttgttgaacaGCAGCTAATGTCATTTAACACAGCCAGTATCTCTGATATCTTGATTGACAATATTTTTATCAATCTCCTAACATGAACATGAGGCTGTTATCTCGTTAATTCAGGTTGATGGAAAACTACACCTACAACAGCTTCACCCTCCTCGTCGAAGGGATTGCGGTCACAAAGGATTCCATGTAccctgtctttttcctcttcttcatttccttcatttttctGATGGTTGTAAATGTAGGCATTACAGTTCTAATCTTTATTGATAAGAGCCTCCACCTGCCCATGTATCTCATTTTTTGCAACCTGTCAGTCAGTGACATAATGGGAAGTACTAATATTTTGCCCCGTTTGCTTGTAGATGTGTTGCGGTCTCCCTCTGAGCGCCTCATCAGTTATTATGAATGTGTGGTCCAAGCTTTCATTACACAGTTGTTTGGTACGACTTCCCACACTGTGCTCATGATTATGACATTTGACAGATATGTGGCCATCTGCAATCCTCTGCGCTATTCTGCCATAATGACCAACAAGATGGTGATCAAGCTGACAGTGTCTGCCTGGGGAGTGGCCTTTGTTTTGGTTGGGATTCTGCTCAGTTTGACCATACGGCTGAATCGATGCAGGACTGTGATCGACAACCCCTTCTGTGATAATGCCTCCTTGTTTAAACTCTcctgtgagagtgtgttcatCAATAACATCTATGGCCTCACTTTCACTGTAGTTCTGTTGACAGCGTCTATAGGCAGCATGGTTCTCACCTACACTAAGATCACACTAGTCTGCCTGACCAGTAAAAGTAAGTCTTTGAACAGTAAGGCCTTGAAAACCTGCAGTACTCACCTGGTTGTGTATCTGATCCTGCTGATGTGTGGATTTATTCCCGTTATTCTGCATCGCTTCCCTCAGTACAAAGAATACCGAAAACTCTCTGCCATTCTGTTTGCTGTAGTGCCTGGTAGCCTCAACACCATCATTTATGGGGTGCAGtctaaagaaatacaaaaaattaTCTGGAAATATTTCAGACCTTAAAGTGTTTTCCATTGTgtaacaaataaacatttacttTCGCAAACAATTCAAGGAAATGATATAAATCATATCAAACCATGATCTGAGATTTTATTGAATCAAAACTCAACTGCATCAAACattctgtttttcatgtaaatgagtaaataaatgtTTAGAGCAAAAAAGTTTTAGAGcaaaaagttttttgttttccagacagtgaacacagagTATTAGAAAACAGGACAaccacaaatgaaacaatgaaacgtGGGATATTGGTTATGTCGATGTGAACAGCTTTATTTAAAGAGGCTGttattgtaaatactgtatatcgTTTGTTGTAAATGATCTATTCAGATTTGTGATCTTCATCAGTATATAATAAATGCAACAAGATGGCACCATAGCTGCTCTGCTCTCGCTTTGATTTCCCACAACATGTATCTTAATTACTCCAGAGTTACAGTGTAATCTTTTGTACTGACGGTGTACCATATGGAGCCCCAAAAGTgccatgaagaaaaaaaaaaagtatatagtGCGCACGAGATACTAATACGTGTTCACGTTTAAGCTAAATCGTGTCCTTGAGTTAACAAAACGTGCGCTCCAGATACAGTTATTTCCCACGCTTTGACTTGTCCGTGCATATGGCTCTCCATAGTGACCACTTCAgatgttcacagtcacacacgtgATACAATGGAGAGAAGAACTCAGCTAactaatttttattttcacctcggAATCTTATATGATGACATTGTTGTGGCTCTTGCCCTGAGACATGGGATGCGTTGCCGCCTGTCTGTATAAATGAACGAGTTAAATCAAGCGCATGATTTAGCTTAAACGTGCGCACGTTTTATCAATTCATGGCACGTTTTAGTATCTTGTGCGCACTatatagttttttgttttgtttttttttctttgtggcactTTACGGGCTCCATAGTACCAGTTcagtacatacaaacacatgttgTACTGGGGAACAAGCCCTGAAGTTATGAAGGTAACAATGCAGGACCTTACAAAGAACTTAAACTGTAGTTATTTTTCAAGCGTATATATGACCTACTGAGCAATAACCTCAACATTTGGTAGGAACTAGTAGGGATAGCAGATTCAGGTTAGCTGtgtccaaagacatgcagatCATCTCACGGAGTTTAAAAGGAAACTTTATACAGTTACAAGTTTAACTTGTCAGGGACTGATTTAGCATTAAACTATAGCATTACGTGTGGCCACAGAgtaataaatatgaatatagaaTGAACCTCATGGTTGTGATCAGGCAGCAGGCCTGTTTCATACTGTGTAAGTGTGGATGTGATGGTACAAATTGTGATATTACTGATTATGAGGAAAACTTAACTGTATGATTATGTCACAAGCTCCAGGACAGGAGCAGACATCTGTCCACTTTCTGTGAGTAAAGCTGAACATCAATGTTCTCAGCAGGTTTGATTCAGGctctcattattttctctttcaaacaAATACCCCTACAGGATCCTTGAAGCTGATTCACGTCATTGAGCTTCAtggctgacaggctgcagtGGAATGTTTGGTTTCCTGTTATGATGCAAAGACTGACGACAGCGTTCAATTCTAGAATGTAGATTCTTTATATATGGAGCTGCCCCAGAGGGAGAAGCTCAGACACTCAGTGTTCACTGAAAGACACCTGAGTTATCTGTCAGATATACGTTAGGATATACATCGATGTCCCTGCACCTCGTGGTATGAGCACGCCACACTGCATTATGAAATGGAACGATTTTTATTTAgggatcagaatcagaatcagaaaagctttattgccaagtacgattttacacataccaggaatttgttttggtgaagttggtgcatgacaaatctttTAGAATAAGCtcttcaaaagtaaaaatataacaatataaatatacatacacagtcctttttttttcagaatgaaaagagcagtgcagctgGCAGCGATACAGTAAAATAGttgagcgttaatgtaacgcatgGAGTTTTGgtaatgtcaatgtgacaaatagaggcagcagtggagtgtgaagagtgtcagggGGGTTCCGGGCattgttgataaggctgacaacagactggaaaaaactgttcttgtggcgtgaggttttggcCCTGATGGACGGCaacctcctgccagaggggagtgtctcaaagagtttgtgtccgggatgggagggatcagccacaatctttcctgcacgcctcagggtcctggagatgtacaggtcctgaagagacgggagattgcagccgatcaccttctctgcagactgaatgacacgctgcagtctgcccttgtccttggcagtggcagcagtgtaccagatggtgatggaggaggtgaggatggactcagtgatggctatgtagaagtgcaccatcattgtctttggcagactgaatttcttcagctgtcgtaggaagtacatcctctgctgtgctttcttgatgagggacctgatgttcggctcccacttgaggtcctgggagatgatagttcccaggaagcggaaagactccacagtgtcaatagtggagttaCAGAGgatgatgggggcaggtgaagCAGAGTTCTTTCTATAGtacacaaccatctccactgtctttagagcgttgatctggttgcaccaggtcaccagatggtcaacctcccacctgtaaGCAATCTTGTccccatcagagatgagtctaAAGAGGGTGGCGTCATCTGCAtacttcaggagcttgacggactggtgactggaggcaGAGGCAGGGTTTCCAGGGGGGCTAGGAGGGCAACACGCCCTTGGCGGGCTGGTGCAAGGTGGTGAAGGAAAATCTTCGTTCCACCCAGGAGGCATCGGGCTCTTACCCTATGGTATCTTGTAAAATTTGATATGTGTGGGCTTATATACAGACCCAGTCAGGATGAGTCATGGTTGGTAAAAACTTTACAAGACTGACTTTAGTGATGTAGTTaggtgtaaaatatgaataaaatgacgtgctgcatgactggctttattttcactctcacatttaacttcattacGTACAAATCTACAAGAGGATCGCCGATATTGTCTCCAAGTGTATTTTGGGTAAAATCGTCATCAACCgtccatcacatcatcatcagtcatttgtcaacAGAGTGCAAGCTAGGTGGAGCATTTTTACGGACTAAGCTAAACATGAGTGGCAGTTCATATAAGCATAAAAGTGGAGCGAAGTCGGGGCCACACAGCACGCCTCGAGCTTGTGCATGGCgttgctgagctgctgcgtctCTCGCGTGTGTTCCTGTTCACATATCCTGCGTGTCTGCAGCGGCGCAGCAACTGccggctccatctgtttacatggaGTTTGCATTTGATAATTATcgacaacaaaaatgatgacgtaattttactttacatgtgcTGGAACAGGGACTGagctacaggaggagagagtgggagagagggaaaggagtagagatgatggagaacttctgtccctctcatattgtgtattttctcgTCATGTGTGTCACATATGCAGATACAGACATTGTAATCGCTGTGAAATACTCACATAATACTGAATCTCTAGTTGATGCGCCGCAGCAGTCACGCAGGACTCGCGCGATTCTCACACGCCGAAATGAAAACCATGCCGCAACGCCACGCTCTGCGCAGGCGTGCTATGTGGCCCCGGCCTTACTGAAGGCTTTGAGCCTTGTGTCAAAAATGTAGTATGTATGCTTGTAAGCCCCGCTGTTGCGGCCATGTGTATGTTGAAAAGCGATGTTATCATGAGCTTTATTGGGTTTAAAGGGCCCGGTCACGTGCCCCGCGCCCGGCCCAGCACTGATTTGTTCCGCtagtgactggaggtgcagctgttcgtatatagggagaagagcagaggagaaagaacgcagccctggggggatccggtgctgatggtttTAGtgtcggagatgtgtttccccatgcactgtttcctgtcagacaggaagtctgtaatacacctgcaggtggagtcaggcacgctcagctgggagagcttctcctgaagcagagttgggatgatggtgttaaaagcagaactgaaatccacaaacaggatcctggcataggttcccgcggagtccaggtgctggaggatgaagtggagggccaagttgactgcatcctctacagacagacagaagcaggctggcacgtgaaatgtctccagtgaggtgttgaaAATATCTGTGagcactggagacagctgatcagcgcagtgcttcaaggtAGATGGGAAGACAGAATCCGGAATACTTTCTGGGgattctgtctcctgaagagtttgttcaCATCCTTGTCCTTTTTTCCTATTGGAAGTGGTGAAAATAATTTTCTGATAATAGTGTTGTTTGAACACTGACCGCTTCTGACAACGCAGGGGTCATTGCAGTCTCACGGTTGGAATAATGCTACTCCAGACTGcattgtgagtatgttagcatgctaatgttaccaAACTGGTGACTTAATGTTGCATCACGTTATGGAAGACGAAGTGAGTCCCCTGATGCGAAAACTGCAGCCATAAAACAGTGGGATCCTCTCATTGCTGAATGCTAACTGTAGTGACAACTAAATACTGATGCAGTAACAAAGCAGGTATTTGTGTATAACaatcatgaaaaatgcattttcatattttctaaaaATATGTAGAGATGTTTAATTCTGTATGAGCCAGTGTTGTtatgtttacttttttattcaatggaaaagtttttatttgttttgttgaacaGCAGCTAATGCCATTTCACACAGCCAGTATCTCTGATATCTTGATTGACAATATTTTTATCAATCTCCTAACATGAACACAAGACTGTTATCTTGTTATTTCAGGTTGATGGAAAACTACACCTACAACAGCTTCACCCTCCTCGTCGAAGGGATTGCGGTCACAAAGGATTCCATGTAccctgtctttttcctcttcttcatttcctACATTTTTCTGATGGTTGTAAATGTAGGCATTACAGTTCTAATCTTTATTGACAAGAGCCTCCACCTGCCCATGTATCTCATTTTTTGCAACCTGTCAGTCAGTGACATAATGGGAAGTACTAATATTTTGCCCCGTTTGCTTGTAGATGTGTTGCGGCCTCCCTCTGAGCGCCTCATCAGTTATTATGAATGTGTGGTCCAAGCTTTCATTACACAGTTGTTTGGTGCGACTTCCCACACCGTGCTCATGATTATGACATTTGACAGATATGTGGCCATCTGCAATCCTCTGCGCTATTCTGCCATAATGACCAACAAGATGGTGATCAAGCTGACAGTGTCTGCCTGGGGAGTGGCCTTTGTTTTGGTTGGGATTCTGCTCGGTTTGACCATACGGCTGAACCGATGCAGGACTGTGATCACAAACCCCTTCTGTGACAATGCCTCCTTGTTTAAACTCTcctgtgagagtgtgttcatCAATAATGTCTATGGCCTCACTTTCACTGTAGTTCTGTTCACAGCTTCTATAGGCAGCATGGTTCTCACCTACACTAAGATCACACTAGTCTGCCTGACCAGTAAAAGTAAGTCATTGAACAGTAAGGCCTTGAAGACCTGCGGCACTCACCTGGTTGTGTATCTGATCCTGCTGATGTGTGGATTTATTCTCATAATTCTACATCGCTTCCCTCAGTACAAAGAATACCGAAAACTCTCTGCTATTCTGCTTGCTATAGTACCTGGTAGCCTCAACACCATCATTTATGGGGTGCAGTCTAAAGAAATACGAAAAATTATCTGGAAATATTTCAGACCTTAAAGTGTTTTCCATTGTgtaacaaataaacattttctttcGCAAACAATTCAAGGAAATGATATAAATCATATCAAACGATGATCTGAGATTTTATTGAATCAAAACTCTTTTGCATCAAatattctgttatttttatatatatatatgtgtgtgtgtgtgtgtgtgtgtgtattgagaGCAAAAGAGTTCTACAGGCAGTGAACACAGAGTATTAGAAAACAGGACAACTGTAATTCAAATAATGAAATGGGGGATATTGGTTATGTCTATGTGAACAGCTTTATTTAAAGAGGTTGttattgtaaatactgtatatcgTTTGATGTAAATTGTCTACTCAGATTTGTGATCTTCATCAGTATATAATAAATGCAACGAGATGGCACCATATCTGCTCTGCTCACACTTTGATTTcccacaaaatgtattttaattacTCCAGAGTTACAGCGTAATCTTTTGTACTGACAGTGTACcaatacagtacatgcaaacacatgttgTAGTGGGAAACAAGACCTGAACTTATGAGGGTAACAAGTCAGGTCCTTACAAAGAACTTAAACTGTAGTTATTTTTCAGTGTATGTATGATCTACTCAGCAATAACCTCAACATTTGGTAGgaactactgctactactagtATTTTAAGTACTGATTACTTATTCTCTTAGTTCTACAGAGTACAGTATGACCATAAAAGTGAGCAGAGATTTGGACATGTTGGGGAAGATGGAGTGATGACGTCTGTGTCATTTAACTCTGAAGTGATTGTATTTCTGACCTTTTTAGGCGaccaacaaagaagaaaactaCACTGTTCATTTATATTTCAGGGTACTTTGTGGTGAACATCTGTCAGAACAAAGGTCCAGAGGACAGTGGACTGTCATGGATACTCTGAAGACCGTGTCAGCTGTCGTTCATCTCACCAGCAAACTCACTAGACGTTTGGCCTTGTAGAATTCACTCAGGCCACATGTCACaattggtggcacggtggaacaggggcaacactgtcgcctcacagctagaacgtcccgggtttgattcccgcctggggAGCTGTAGGCGCTGGtagtgtgtcctccaccatgcctttggtgcctgctgctcgaggaaaggggcatttctgtgtggagtttgcatgttctcccatgttctccattaaaaaacctccactaaaaacatgcaagaagatcaccacctgacaagaaggaactgggtccccgggcaccgctgtcggctggcagcccgcaatttcaccaaaagcatggcatgtgcatgtagtgttgTTGCGTTCACTGAAGCATAGCATacgcatgttgtgttgtgttaggtgattaataaaggaaagtcttaatcttaatcttaatgtCACTCATGGTTCAATCCAACCACATGCTTCTGTAACGCAGCAGTAATTTTAGCCAGCTTGTGAATGTTATCCAA
This region of Chaetodon trifascialis isolate fChaTrf1 chromosome 16, fChaTrf1.hap1, whole genome shotgun sequence genomic DNA includes:
- the LOC139344970 gene encoding olfactory receptor 2F1-like, whose amino-acid sequence is MENYTYNSFTLLVEGIAVTKDSMYPVFFLFFISFIFLMVVNVGITVLIFIDKSLHLPMYLIFCNLSVSDIMGSTNILPRLLVDVLRSPSERLISYYECVVQAFITQLFGTTSHTVLMIMTFDRYVAICNPLRYSAIMTNKMVIKLTVSAWGVAFVLVGILLSLTIRLNRCRTVIDNPFCDNASLFKLSCESVFINNIYGLTFTVVLLTASIGSMVLTYTKITLVCLTSKSKSLNSKALKTCSTHLVVYLILLMCGFIPVILHRFPQYKEYRKLSAILFAVVPGSLNTIIYGVQSKEIQKIIWKYFRP
- the LOC139344971 gene encoding olfactory receptor 52N5-like: MENYTYNSFTLLVEGIAVTKDSMYPVFFLFFISYIFLMVVNVGITVLIFIDKSLHLPMYLIFCNLSVSDIMGSTNILPRLLVDVLRPPSERLISYYECVVQAFITQLFGATSHTVLMIMTFDRYVAICNPLRYSAIMTNKMVIKLTVSAWGVAFVLVGILLGLTIRLNRCRTVITNPFCDNASLFKLSCESVFINNVYGLTFTVVLFTASIGSMVLTYTKITLVCLTSKSKSLNSKALKTCGTHLVVYLILLMCGFILIILHRFPQYKEYRKLSAILLAIVPGSLNTIIYGVQSKEIRKIIWKYFRP